A part of Vespa crabro chromosome 20, iyVesCrab1.2, whole genome shotgun sequence genomic DNA contains:
- the LOC124431103 gene encoding BUB3-interacting and GLEBS motif-containing protein ZNF207 isoform X1 — MGRKKKKQSRPWCWYCNREFEDEKILIQHQKAKHFKCHICHKKLYTGPGLSIHCMQVHKEAIDKVPNSLPNRSNIEIEIYGMEGIPPNDAKEHERQRNGGRPGSPSSGEDEPVQKKAKPEGLLGSAPGAMPTGSSIMSGVMQGMTTHPGMPPMGQFPPPMHHMMGPMGPVGPPFMGPGMMPGMPGMPPGIQPPVSGTSMPPTRPLFPSAAAVSTAASTAVTSTPLGTDFKPITSVAGGSIGPVKPTFPAYSGTESSTTTNSNLGNEQKVNLIATTGAASKIIHPPEDLSLEEIRARLPKYQRRQTEESRSAQADATQQAAALQQQQQQQQQQQQQQQQQQQQQQAAANVAAAFQDQQQRQQAALNALQQQQQQRFQRPPQAVMVPASAAMPVSSVALMAPLMRPTMTLAAPALIHGGNMMRPPPMGLPPGMIGALPPGAMHPAFAAPMGFPGAPMLAPMMHPRFR; from the exons atgggacgtaaaaagaagaagcagtcGAGACCATGGTGTTG gTATTGCAATAGAGAAtttgaagatgaaaaaattcttattcaACATCAAAAGGCAAAACACTTCAAGTGCCACATTTGtcataagaaattatatacgGGACCAGGACTTAGTATACATTGTATGCAG GTACACAAAGAAGCAATAGATAAAGTACCTAACTCTTTGCCAAATCGTAGCAAcattgaaatagaaatatatggaATGGAAGGAATCCCACCAAATGATGCTAAAGAGCATGAAAGACAACGAAATGGTGGTAGACCTGGTTCACCTAGTTCTGGAGAAGATGAGCCTGTACAAAAGAAGGCAAAGCCTGAAGGTTTATTAGGTTCAGCACCAGGAGCTATGCCTACGGGTTCTAGTATTATGTCTGGGGTAATGCAAGGAATGACAACACATCCTGGTATGCCACCGATGGGTCAATTTCCACCACCCATGCATCATATGATGGGACCTATGGGCCCAGTAGGTCCACCATTCATGGGACCTGg TATGATGCCTGGAATGCCAGGTATGCCGCCAGGCATACAACCACCGGTATCTGGTACATCCATGCCGCCAACAAGGCCATTATTCCCAAGTGCTGCAGCTGTTTCCACTGCTGCATCTACGGCTGTGACATCTACCCCGTTGGGTACAGATTTTAAACCAATTACATCAGTGGCTGGTGGGTCTATAGGACCAGTCAAGCCAACATTCCCTGCTTATAGTGGTACTGAAAGTAGTACCACGACTAATAGTAACCTTGGTAATGAACAAAAAGTTAATCTTATTGCAACAACAGGGGCTGCTAGTAAAATTATTCATCCCCCTGAAGATCTCAGTTTA GAGGAAATTAGAGCAAGATTACCGAAATATCAACGGCGGCAAACAGAGGAATCTCGATCGGCACAGGCTGATGCCACTCAACAGGCTGCAGCAttacagcaacaacagcagcaacagcaacagcaacaacaacaacaacagcagcagcagcaacaacagcaagcAGCTGCTAATGTAGCTGCTGCATTTCAAGATCAGCAGCAAAGACAACAAGCTGCATTAAATGCTCttcaacagcaacagcaacaaagGTTTCAAAGGCCTCCACAAGCAGTAATGGTACCAGCATCGGCAGCAATGCCTGTGAGCTCCGTTGCTCTTATGGCACCATTAATGCGACCCACAATGACCTTAGCTGCACCTGCTCTTATTCATGGAGGTAACATGATGCGACCGCCCCCCATGGGCCTACCACCAG GGATGATAGGAGCCTTACCACCGGGTGCTATGCATCCGGCGTTTGCAGCTCCAATGGGATTTCCTGGTGCACCGATGTTGGCTCCAATGATGCATCCACGCTTTAGATGA
- the LOC124431103 gene encoding BUB3-interacting and GLEBS motif-containing protein ZNF207 isoform X3 yields the protein MGRKKKKQSRPWCWYCNREFEDEKILIQHQKAKHFKCHICHKKLYTGPGLSIHCMQVHKEAIDKVPNSLPNRSNIEIEIYGMEGIPPNDAKEHERQRNGGRPGSPSSGEDEPVQKKAKPEGLLGSAPGAMPTGSSIMSGVMQGMTTHPGMPPMGQFPPPMHHMMGPMGPVGPPFMGPGMMPGMPGMPPGIQPPVSGTSMPPTRPLFPSAAAVSTAASTAVTSTPLGTDFKPITSVAGGSIGPVKPTFPAYSGTESSTTTNSNLGNEQKVNLIATTGAASKIIHPPEDLSLEEIRARLPKYQRRQTEESRSAQADATQQAAALQQQQQQQQQQQQQQQQQQQQQQAAANVAAAFQDQQQRQQAALNALQQQQQQRFQRPPQAVMVPASAAMPVSSVALMAPLMRPTMTLAAPALIHGGNMMRPPPMGLPPEPSKNIC from the exons atgggacgtaaaaagaagaagcagtcGAGACCATGGTGTTG gTATTGCAATAGAGAAtttgaagatgaaaaaattcttattcaACATCAAAAGGCAAAACACTTCAAGTGCCACATTTGtcataagaaattatatacgGGACCAGGACTTAGTATACATTGTATGCAG GTACACAAAGAAGCAATAGATAAAGTACCTAACTCTTTGCCAAATCGTAGCAAcattgaaatagaaatatatggaATGGAAGGAATCCCACCAAATGATGCTAAAGAGCATGAAAGACAACGAAATGGTGGTAGACCTGGTTCACCTAGTTCTGGAGAAGATGAGCCTGTACAAAAGAAGGCAAAGCCTGAAGGTTTATTAGGTTCAGCACCAGGAGCTATGCCTACGGGTTCTAGTATTATGTCTGGGGTAATGCAAGGAATGACAACACATCCTGGTATGCCACCGATGGGTCAATTTCCACCACCCATGCATCATATGATGGGACCTATGGGCCCAGTAGGTCCACCATTCATGGGACCTGg TATGATGCCTGGAATGCCAGGTATGCCGCCAGGCATACAACCACCGGTATCTGGTACATCCATGCCGCCAACAAGGCCATTATTCCCAAGTGCTGCAGCTGTTTCCACTGCTGCATCTACGGCTGTGACATCTACCCCGTTGGGTACAGATTTTAAACCAATTACATCAGTGGCTGGTGGGTCTATAGGACCAGTCAAGCCAACATTCCCTGCTTATAGTGGTACTGAAAGTAGTACCACGACTAATAGTAACCTTGGTAATGAACAAAAAGTTAATCTTATTGCAACAACAGGGGCTGCTAGTAAAATTATTCATCCCCCTGAAGATCTCAGTTTA GAGGAAATTAGAGCAAGATTACCGAAATATCAACGGCGGCAAACAGAGGAATCTCGATCGGCACAGGCTGATGCCACTCAACAGGCTGCAGCAttacagcaacaacagcagcaacagcaacagcaacaacaacaacaacagcagcagcagcaacaacagcaagcAGCTGCTAATGTAGCTGCTGCATTTCAAGATCAGCAGCAAAGACAACAAGCTGCATTAAATGCTCttcaacagcaacagcaacaaagGTTTCAAAGGCCTCCACAAGCAGTAATGGTACCAGCATCGGCAGCAATGCCTGTGAGCTCCGTTGCTCTTATGGCACCATTAATGCGACCCACAATGACCTTAGCTGCACCTGCTCTTATTCATGGAGGTAACATGATGCGACCGCCCCCCATGGGCCTACCACCAG AACCATCAAAGAACATCTGTTAA
- the LOC124431103 gene encoding BUB3-interacting and GLEBS motif-containing protein ZNF207 isoform X2, translating to MGRKKKKQSRPWCWYCNREFEDEKILIQHQKAKHFKCHICHKKLYTGPGLSIHCMQVHKEAIDKVPNSLPNRSNIEIEIYGMEGIPPNDAKEHERQRNGGRPGSPSSGEDEPVQKKAKPEGLLGSAPGAMPTGSSIMSGVMQGMTTHPGMPPMGQFPPPMHHMMGPMGPVGPPFMGPGMMPGMPGMPPGIQPPVSGTSMPPTRPLFPSAAAVSTAASTAVTSTPLGTDFKPITSVAGGSIGPVKPTFPAYSGTESSTTTNSNLGNEQKVNLIATTGAASKIIHPPEDLSLEEIRARLPKYQRRQTEESRSAQADATQQAAALQQQQQQQQQQQQQQQQQQQQQQAAANVAAAFQDQQQRQQAALNALQQQQQQRFQRPPQAVMVPASAAMPVSSVALMAPLMRPTMTLAAPALIHGGNMMRPPPMGLPPGGSSGQRNYICSNSFHVGQPL from the exons atgggacgtaaaaagaagaagcagtcGAGACCATGGTGTTG gTATTGCAATAGAGAAtttgaagatgaaaaaattcttattcaACATCAAAAGGCAAAACACTTCAAGTGCCACATTTGtcataagaaattatatacgGGACCAGGACTTAGTATACATTGTATGCAG GTACACAAAGAAGCAATAGATAAAGTACCTAACTCTTTGCCAAATCGTAGCAAcattgaaatagaaatatatggaATGGAAGGAATCCCACCAAATGATGCTAAAGAGCATGAAAGACAACGAAATGGTGGTAGACCTGGTTCACCTAGTTCTGGAGAAGATGAGCCTGTACAAAAGAAGGCAAAGCCTGAAGGTTTATTAGGTTCAGCACCAGGAGCTATGCCTACGGGTTCTAGTATTATGTCTGGGGTAATGCAAGGAATGACAACACATCCTGGTATGCCACCGATGGGTCAATTTCCACCACCCATGCATCATATGATGGGACCTATGGGCCCAGTAGGTCCACCATTCATGGGACCTGg TATGATGCCTGGAATGCCAGGTATGCCGCCAGGCATACAACCACCGGTATCTGGTACATCCATGCCGCCAACAAGGCCATTATTCCCAAGTGCTGCAGCTGTTTCCACTGCTGCATCTACGGCTGTGACATCTACCCCGTTGGGTACAGATTTTAAACCAATTACATCAGTGGCTGGTGGGTCTATAGGACCAGTCAAGCCAACATTCCCTGCTTATAGTGGTACTGAAAGTAGTACCACGACTAATAGTAACCTTGGTAATGAACAAAAAGTTAATCTTATTGCAACAACAGGGGCTGCTAGTAAAATTATTCATCCCCCTGAAGATCTCAGTTTA GAGGAAATTAGAGCAAGATTACCGAAATATCAACGGCGGCAAACAGAGGAATCTCGATCGGCACAGGCTGATGCCACTCAACAGGCTGCAGCAttacagcaacaacagcagcaacagcaacagcaacaacaacaacaacagcagcagcagcaacaacagcaagcAGCTGCTAATGTAGCTGCTGCATTTCAAGATCAGCAGCAAAGACAACAAGCTGCATTAAATGCTCttcaacagcaacagcaacaaagGTTTCAAAGGCCTCCACAAGCAGTAATGGTACCAGCATCGGCAGCAATGCCTGTGAGCTCCGTTGCTCTTATGGCACCATTAATGCGACCCACAATGACCTTAGCTGCACCTGCTCTTATTCATGGAGGTAACATGATGCGACCGCCCCCCATGGGCCTACCACCAG GTGGGTCGAGCGGCCAACGAAATTACATCTGTTCCAATTCCTTCCACGTCGGGCAGCCACTTTGA
- the LOC124431100 gene encoding putative phospholipase B-like lamina ancestor, whose translation MLKVVGASWLQTRISTYILVAVALLGIGAIILGEFGHVEKDGTYSATVSWNRKGGYRIDFWGQGNDLTSIPLNAARAYYKTGILENGWSIIEIETSVKYPDTVQAYAAGLLEGSLTWQLIHHHWHNTINVICDKNPVECRKLRRYLRENAAIIRERADLLESKDSFWHMVRLFYAQLDGLEDGWRFAVRRSRQSAELQSEDFLWLAMASDLSDIDSTIINNGSNISIGEKGMIFLKALNRENKEPLIAIGHNTAAPYAKMLRLLKRYKFNYHILPTSKNVARIPSRSIIMSSYPGALSSHDEFYLMTTENRELIIAGIPLSVSTRDPWNFVNLEDQVMSSIKIMTANRLATDSKSWSKILAFENGGNSMHQWITFEPRSKNVWFIEQLGSITHVADYSKDFTETGVLLSIGLPHFQDIKKAAGPINENDLIMRRHYLMRLQENITIMEHVREFMRGYNIGQEERSIVENSNESFHLNLSQIRTYRGDLEKPPLPFGVIDNKIIAADVNGLEIFEATSGPARFNELTSSAFQWSRSFPNISHVMGQPDIFDFDSVIPLWVWI comes from the exons ATGCTGAAGGTAGTGGGCGCTTCTTGGCTGCAAACACGCATCTCCACGTACATTCTTGTCGCCGTTGCTCTTCTTGGCATCGGCGCAATCATACTCGGTGAATTTGGACA CGTTGAGAAGGATGGAACTTATTCAGCAACTGTGTCGTGGAATCGTAAGGGAGGATACCGTATTGACTTTTGGGGCCAAGGCAATGATCTTACTTCTATTCCATTAAATGCCGCACGTGCATATTACAAAACTGGAATTTTAGAAAATGG GTGGTCCATCATAGAAATTGAAACATCCGTAAAATATCCGGATACAGTACAAGCATATGCAGCAGGTCTTTTGGAGGGTAGTTTAACGTGGCAATTGATACATCATCATTGGCACAACACTATTAATGTAATATGCGATAAGAATCCAGTCGAATGCCGGAAATTACGACGTTATCTTCGCGAGAATGCAGCTATAATACGCGAACGAGCTGATTTGTTAGAATCTAAGGACTCGTTTTGGCATATG GTACGGTTGTTTTATGCACAATTGGACGGTTTGGAAGATGGTTGGCGTTTTGCAGTTCGTCGAAGTCGTCAATCAGCGGAATTACAATCGGAAGATTTTCTTTGGTTAGCAATGGCTTCTGATTTATCAGATATCGATTCGACAATAATCAATAATGGATCGAATATATCAATCGGTGAAAAGGGCATGATTTTTCTTAAAGCACTTAACAGAGAAAATAAGGAACCTCTGATTGCTATTGGGCACAATACTGCTGCACC atatgCCAAAATGTTAAGACTcttgaaaagatataaattcaattatcatatattgcCCACATCAAAGAACGTAGCTCGAATACCGAGTCGATCGATCATCATGTCCTCTTATCCTGGAGCATTATCCTCGCACGATGAGTTTTATTTAATGACAACTGAAAATCGAGAATTGATAATTGCTGGTATACCATTGTCAGTATCGACGCGCGATCCGTGGAACTTTGTCAATCTGGAAGATCAA GTAATGTCGTCAATCAAAATAATGACAGCAAATCGTTTGGCAACCGATAGTAAATCATGGTCTAAAATATTGGCATTTGAAAATGGTGGTAATTCGATGCATCAATGGATCACATTTGAGCCAAGATCCAAGAATGTTTGGTTCATAGAACAGTTAGGAAGTATCACTCACGTTGCTGATTATTCAAAAGATTTCACCGAGACCGGAGTTCTACTTAGCATCGGTTTACCACATTTCCAAGATATAAAGAAGGCAGCTGGTCCTATCAACGAGAATGATCTTATAATGAGGAGACATTATTTGATGCGTTTGCAAGAGAACATTACAATCATGGAACATGTCAGAGAGTTTATGCGAGGTTACAACATCGGCCAAGAAGAGAGATCTATTGTAGAGAATTCTAATGAaagttttcatttaaatttatcacAAATCCGAACTTACAGAGGTGACTTGGAGAAACCGCCATTACCATTTGGtgtcatcgataataaaataatagcggCTGACGTTAATGGACTCGAGATCTTTGAGGCAACTTCCGGTCCTGCTCGTTTCAACGAATTAACTTCTTCAGCCTTCCAATGGTCTCGATCTTTTCCAAATATTTCACACGTCATGGGTCAACCGGACATCTTTGACTTCGACAGCGTTATACCTTTGTGGGTTTGGATTTAA
- the LOC124431107 gene encoding zinc finger protein 33B-like, producing the protein MSAKGQHKCVLCDSKLDSKEGLQEHFRKHANKEIDTRGRPVRNNKNGDTKCDMCGQSFDSVTATIRHRFKVHSNSPTKFYCHYCGMQFPLKTHRDNHQASHDSIERENKDEHKKCEDCDVIFYNKKALDYHYRSIHKRMVHLFQPIATPPPSNKIKVNSMNDALSVYYCHLCGVEYVIKFNLQQHLERAHTQEEREAVPEDLIKCTVCAALFCSKKAYDVHNSYHQPNDLYVTSEEQRLQTVTKIDQDFDIRRVEAVANRYVPKTNISKRPAKHWAKQEKIQRLNKSKREEYLSSHNDLAGANDSSDSESDLPLKQRLSS; encoded by the exons ATGAGTGCTAAGGGGCAGCATAAGTGTGTTCTCTGTGATTCAAAATTAGATTCCAAAGAAGGATTACAGGAACATTTTAG AAAACATgcaaataaagaaatagatactCGTGGACGTCctgttagaaataataaaaatggagaTACCAAGTGTGATATGTGCGGACAATCATTTGACAGCGTAACTGCAACGATCAGACATAGGTTTAAAGTCCATTCGAATTCACCAACAAAATTCTATTGTCACTATTGTGGCATGCAATTTCCATTAAaa aCTCATAGAGATAATCATCAGGCATCGCATGATTccatcgaaagagaaaataaagatgagCATAAAAAGTGTGAGGATTGCGacgtgatattttataataaaaaagcttTGGACTATCATTATCGTTCCATACATAAaag gaTGGTGCATTTATTTCAACCAATTGCTACACCACCACCaagcaataaaattaaagtcaATTCGATGAATGATGCTTTGAgtgtttattattgtcatttgtGTGGCGTAGAGtatgttataaaatttaatttacaacAACATTTGGAACGAGCTCATACTCaa gaagaaagagaggcagTACCAGAAGATCTCATTAAGTGTACAGTTTGTGCTGCATTATTTTGTAGTAAAAAAGCATATGACGTTCACAATAGTTATCATCAACCGAATGATTTATATGTAACATCGGAAGAACAGAGACTACAGACTGTTACAAAAATTGATCAAGATTTTGATATTAGAAGGGTCGAAGCAGTAGCTAATAGATATGTTCCCAAAACTAATATATCAAAGAGGCCAGCAAAACATTGGGCGAAG caagaaaaaatacaaaggcTAAACAAatctaaaagagaagaatatttATCATCCCATAATGATCTCGCCGGTGCTAATGATTCAAGCGATTCTGAAAGTGATCTACCATTAAAACAAAGACTTTCTAGCTAA